Genomic segment of Candidatus Bathyarchaeia archaeon:
CCCACCGATAAACACGTTCGACTGCACCTTCAAGGAAGAGGCGGATCGATGCCTACTGGACGCTGGGGAATTTACAGTGGCTGTCGATGAATATGGAGATTTGATAAAGAAAGCCGCGAAAAGCGACGAGTTAATCCTCGGCATCAGGCCGAGTGACTTCACCTTGGAGGAAACGGCTAAGAAAAAAGACATCATACCAGCGGTGCTTTACGTCTCCGAGCCCATGGGCGCGATGACGATTCTGGATCTAAAGGTAGGCGATAAATTGGTGAAGGTGAAGGTGAAGGGAAGATACGAGGCTGAAATCGGGAAGAAGGTGTGGCTTCACTTCAACAGGGATCGCATCCACATATTCGACAAGAAAACCCAGGAAACCATCGTATAGTAGGGGGAATAAAATTGGCTGATGTGAAGGTTAAAAATTTGACAAAGGTCTTCGGGAAGGTCACAGCAGTAGACAACCTAAACCTGGAGGTTGAAGACAGAAAGTTCGTATGTCTTTTAGGTCCCTCAGGCTGTGGGAAAACCACAACCCTGAGGTGCATCGCGGGGTTGGAAACCCCTGATAAGGGGGAGATCTACATAGGAGGGGAGCTGGTAAACGAGTTAACACCCTCCGAAAGGGACATAGCCATGGTGTTCCAGTTCTACGCCCTTTACCCAACCTTGAACGTTTACGACAACCTAGCCTTCCCCTTAAAGGCTCAGAAAATCTCTAAAAGCGAGATAGACAAAATGGTTAAAGAAGTCGCGGAAACCCTGCGCATCACCGGAATTCTACATTTAAGGGCTGACCAGCTCACCCCAGGGGAGGCTCAGAGAGTCGCCCTAGGCAGGGCCATCATTAGAAGGCCGAAGGTGTACCTGTTAGATGAACCCTTAACCAACCTAGACGCCAAGTTAAGGGCCTACATGAGGGCTGAGTTGAAGCGGCTTCAGAAAGACCTAGGCCAAACAGCCATATACGTGACGCATGACCAACTTGAGGCGATGACGATGGCTGACAAAATCGCCGTCATGAATCAAGGCATCCTACAGCAATACGACACCCCTGACGAAATATACGACCACCCGAGAAATCTCTTCGTCGCAGGGTTCATAGGAAGCCCACCGATGAACTTCATGGAATGCGAGCTCCATAAAGACCATAAATATGTTCTGAAAACCAATGACTTCGAATACGATGTCACGGAGTATAAGGACCTATTTGACAAAGAGGCGGTTTCAGAGGAGGTTATTCTCGGCGTCAGGCCAGAAGACATAGCGGTCTCCAGGAGGAAGCCCGCAGGCCTAGCCTTCCAATCTGAGGTATACGTGGTCGAACCCATGGGAGACCAGATGATCGTTAACTTAAAGTCTGGAGGCCACGTCCTGAAGGCCGTCACCGAATACGACCCCGAGTTAAAGGTGGGTGAAAAGGTTTGGGCATCCCTAAACAGGGAGAAAACCCACTTCATAGACAGGAAAACAGAGAGAGTAATCCTGTAGGAGGATGATTATGATGAGGCTTACGGAGAAGTGGAAGAGCATAATAGAGAAAATTGGAATCACCCTATCATTCTTCGGATTGTTCAGCATTCTTCAACCCATATCGATGACCCTTTACAGGTATGGGTTTCAGATTCTATGCCTCGGCGGCATCATCTACATCGTACTCGGGTACATACCTACAGGAGCGTCCCTCAAGAAGGGCCTAGCCCTCACCTTAGCGGTTCTAGCCGTATTAGCGGGCTTCTTAGCCCTAGGAATATTCGTGGCCCCCATCCTCGTAGGTTAAAACTTTTATTCCTTAAACCCGAACACTAAGACCATGGAGATAAAAATATGATGGGGTGGGATGATTTTCATTGGGTAAAATAAGTTGCAACATAGATGCCTTCAGGCATTCAGACAAAACCTTCAACTACGCCGTTAAAAGGTTGAGTGAGCTTGGATTCGACGCTGTGGAGCCTGAGGTTTTAGATGGAAGGTGCATATACACGATATACCATTACTGTCCCTTAATAAGCCTGGAGGACGACCCCACAGAGGTTAAGAGGCACGCGAACGATCACGGCCTAGAGATTTCATGCATCAGCGCCCACACGTCTCTGCTCAACTCCGAGTATGGGATAAGGTATTTGAAGAGGGCCATCGTCTTCGCCGACAAACTAGGTACAGGTATAGTGAACACCTCTGAGGGACCTAAACCCACCGGGATGAGCGATGAAGAGGCTTACAGGCTCATGGAGACAAACATCAACGAAGTGTTGAAGATGGCTAAGAACTATGGGTTAACTTTAACC
This window contains:
- a CDS encoding ABC transporter ATP-binding protein, with the protein product MKVKNLTKVFGKVTAVDNLNLEVEDRKFVCLLGPSGCGKTTTLRCIAGLETPDKGEIYIGGELVNELTPSERDIAMVFQFYALYPTLNVYDNLAFPLKAQKISKSEIDKMVKEVAETLRITGILHLRADQLTPGEAQRVALGRAIIRRPKVYLLDEPLTNLDAKLRAYMRAELKRLQKDLGQTAIYVTHDQLEAMTMADKIAVMNQGILQQYDTPDEIYDHPRNLFVAGFIGSPPMNFMECELHKDHKYVLKTNDFEYDVTEYKDLFDKEAVSEEVILGVRPEDIAVSRRKPAGLAFQSEVYVVEPMGDQMIVNLKSGGHVLKAVTEYDPELKVGEKVWASLNREKTHFIDRKTERVIL
- a CDS encoding sugar phosphate isomerase/epimerase family protein, yielding MGKISCNIDAFRHSDKTFNYAVKRLSELGFDAVEPEVLDGRCIYTIYHYCPLISLEDDPTEVKRHANDHGLEISCISAHTSLLNSEYGIRYLKRAIVFADKLGTGIVNTSEGPKPTGMSDEEAYRLMETNINEVLKMAKNYGLTLTIEPHGEYTTNSQGLLKIMEMAKYENVGVNFDTGNVYLAGNDPLQTLKAVKEYVKYVHVKDIGGALLDSRGKVTGTPVGVAIGRGNVDVKGCVQELQKAGYAGYYSIEASEADLEQSIKYLRGLT